A region of Paenibacillus sp. JNUCC-31 DNA encodes the following proteins:
- a CDS encoding TetR/AcrR family transcriptional regulator, translated as MKRKELTSIKQLRLNSILDEATKCLIENPSASMHEIAESAGIGIATLHRYVESREQLMIHLGFRAIEVVAETMQDIKMDEENYEAYIPELIKELIPLGDKIYFLNHDVTVNSDKEIEKEDQILREPLLNAIGLLQQKGHFREDVDKNWIVNVLYSLLFLTWQQVAEGNIAKNSAADLLVNTFYHGFKKL; from the coding sequence ATGAAAAGAAAAGAACTTACTTCAATTAAACAGTTGCGTTTAAATTCAATTTTGGATGAAGCAACAAAATGTTTGATTGAGAATCCAAGTGCTTCAATGCATGAAATTGCCGAATCAGCAGGTATTGGTATTGCGACTTTGCATCGTTATGTTGAGAGTAGGGAACAACTGATGATCCATTTAGGATTTCGCGCAATTGAAGTTGTTGCTGAGACAATGCAAGATATAAAAATGGATGAGGAAAATTACGAAGCTTATATACCCGAGTTAATTAAGGAGTTAATACCGTTAGGTGACAAAATATATTTTCTAAACCATGACGTTACCGTCAATAGCGACAAAGAGATCGAGAAAGAGGACCAAATTTTAAGGGAGCCTTTACTGAATGCAATCGGTTTGCTACAGCAGAAGGGACATTTTCGTGAAGATGTAGACAAGAATTGGATTGTTAATGTTTTGTATTCACTGCTATTTCTTACCTGGCAACAGGTGGCGGAGGGGAATATTGCTAAAAATTCGGCAGCTGACTTGCTAGTAAATACATTTTATCATGGTTTTAAAAAGCTTTAG
- a CDS encoding DMT family transporter, translated as MSWILLILAGVFEVGGVIFLKLSEGFTKLKHTLTFALFFGLSFIFLSLSLKDIPISIGYGIWTGIGASGSVLLGMYLFKEPKNVKKLALVGGIILSIVGLKLVS; from the coding sequence ATGAGTTGGATTCTCTTAATCTTAGCAGGTGTTTTTGAAGTAGGTGGCGTTATATTCTTGAAATTATCTGAAGGATTTACTAAGTTAAAACATACATTAACTTTTGCTTTGTTCTTTGGTCTGAGCTTTATATTTCTCTCGTTGTCCCTGAAAGACATCCCAATCAGTATTGGGTATGGGATCTGGACAGGTATAGGTGCCTCGGGGAGTGTACTGTTAGGGATGTATCTTTTCAAAGAGCCTAAAAATGTGAAAAAGTTGGCTCTTGTAGGCGGAATAATTTTAAGTATCGTTGGTTTAAAGTTAGTATCCTAG
- a CDS encoding DMT family transporter has protein sequence MAWLFLILGGVLEIGWALGLSFSDGFSKIEIVIPTVILMVGSFYFFAKSIKILPVSTAYAVFTGLGSFGTATVGMLFLGDKVSALKILLVLTLIFCIIGLKLVSNQPKEEAGV, from the coding sequence ATGGCATGGTTATTTCTTATCTTAGGGGGAGTTCTAGAAATAGGTTGGGCTTTAGGCTTATCATTTTCTGATGGATTTTCAAAAATTGAGATTGTAATTCCTACCGTTATTTTAATGGTGGGTAGCTTTTACTTTTTTGCGAAATCAATAAAAATTTTACCCGTATCCACAGCTTATGCAGTTTTTACAGGATTAGGCTCCTTCGGGACTGCAACTGTCGGAATGCTATTTTTAGGAGATAAAGTAAGTGCACTTAAAATTCTTTTAGTCCTTACATTAATTTTTTGTATTATTGGCTTAAAATTAGTTTCTAATCAACCAAAAGAAGAAGCAGGTGTATAG
- a CDS encoding FAD-dependent oxidoreductase: protein MRQKIIIIGAGISGLSLAIFLKKAGIDCAVYENYPYKRIEGSSFRINKSGVHVMKELGIEEQIKKSSHSADRMRLLTTDNTEIASINLMQHSTFSKRSIYMQRSDLIEILMSQAKSSGVEIHYSKKLTSFSQDASSVTACFDDGHQEMGSLLVGADGLHSTVRNQMFPNHMLDYAKSWALYGIASSKDIDNEVVQNLMSGDELFYFTENANFLISKSHPTNELNLSWQSSGYQERKIPKEEFEFKNLDEIKSDLLQRYGEHGALSEIIKKSFNIIPKQIYCVDPIPSWSKGRVVVIGDSAHTINPNTGYGCSVALEDAMYLAKLLKKHHYTDALYYLEADRKDRINAIQNTLEIFDVSKGFDFSNGFDIGLFSGSTIDPNYKIDWED, encoded by the coding sequence ATGAGACAAAAAATCATTATTATTGGCGCTGGAATTAGTGGACTTTCATTAGCAATTTTTTTGAAAAAGGCAGGAATTGATTGTGCAGTTTACGAGAACTATCCCTACAAGCGAATTGAAGGATCTAGTTTCCGCATTAACAAAAGTGGTGTTCACGTGATGAAAGAATTAGGGATAGAAGAACAAATCAAAAAGAGTAGTCACTCTGCTGATCGAATGAGACTCTTAACGACTGACAATACGGAAATTGCCTCGATAAATTTAATGCAGCATTCGACTTTCAGTAAAAGATCCATCTACATGCAACGTTCAGATCTTATAGAAATTTTGATGAGTCAAGCTAAATCTAGTGGCGTTGAAATACATTACAGTAAAAAGCTCACTAGTTTCTCACAGGACGCTTCGAGTGTAACGGCATGTTTTGATGACGGTCATCAGGAAATGGGGAGTTTGTTGGTTGGCGCCGATGGTTTACATTCAACAGTAAGGAACCAAATGTTTCCTAACCATATGTTAGATTATGCAAAATCATGGGCGTTGTATGGAATTGCATCTTCAAAGGATATTGATAACGAAGTAGTACAAAACCTAATGAGTGGAGATGAATTATTTTATTTTACGGAAAATGCCAACTTCTTAATTTCTAAAAGCCACCCAACTAATGAATTAAACCTATCTTGGCAATCATCCGGATATCAAGAGAGAAAAATTCCAAAAGAGGAATTCGAATTTAAGAATCTTGATGAAATTAAATCAGATTTATTACAACGTTATGGTGAACATGGAGCTCTGTCAGAGATTATCAAGAAATCATTTAACATTATCCCTAAACAAATTTATTGCGTTGATCCTATTCCGAGTTGGTCTAAAGGACGGGTTGTAGTAATTGGAGATTCTGCACATACAATAAACCCTAACACGGGATATGGATGCTCTGTTGCCTTAGAGGACGCAATGTACTTAGCAAAACTTTTAAAGAAACATCATTATACCGATGCTTTATATTATTTAGAAGCAGATCGCAAAGATCGTATAAATGCAATACAGAATACATTGGAAATATTTGATGTAAGTAAAGGGTTCGATTTCAGTAATGGGTTTGATATTGGTTTGTTTAGCGGTTCTACCATTGATCCAAATTACAAAATTGATTGGGAGGATTAA
- a CDS encoding RNA polymerase sigma factor: MENSTRNNAENIEEWIIRVKAGNMNALRHVIEIYQLPLYRYVYNLIRNREEAEDAVQDVFLQVIKNIDKYTRQVSFTSWLYKIAYNHCLNLIRKRKGLMSRLHLFRLEAVTTDYDTSFRVDELLRGLSMEERQIMLLRVVEELTFEEISVILDCKVATVRKRFERTRYKIQRNYVHEEGEDYGQESWTSISPER, encoded by the coding sequence ATGGAAAACAGTACACGCAATAATGCTGAAAATATTGAAGAATGGATAATTAGGGTTAAAGCTGGGAACATGAATGCCCTTAGGCATGTAATTGAAATCTATCAGCTTCCTTTGTATCGTTATGTCTACAATTTGATCCGGAATCGGGAGGAAGCAGAAGATGCCGTTCAAGATGTGTTTTTGCAAGTAATCAAGAATATAGATAAATATACTCGACAGGTCTCATTTACCTCGTGGTTGTATAAGATTGCCTACAATCATTGCTTAAATTTAATCCGCAAGCGTAAAGGTTTAATGTCCAGGTTGCATCTGTTCCGTCTTGAAGCAGTTACAACTGACTACGATACCTCATTTAGAGTAGATGAACTGCTGCGAGGATTGTCGATGGAAGAGAGACAGATTATGCTTTTACGCGTCGTTGAAGAGTTGACATTTGAAGAGATCTCAGTGATCCTCGACTGCAAGGTAGCGACAGTGCGAAAACGTTTCGAGCGAACGAGATATAAGATACAACGCAATTATGTGCATGAGGAGGGGGAAGATTATGGGCAAGAATCGTGGACGTCTATATCACCGGAACGATAA
- a CDS encoding histidine phosphatase family protein — translation MGNDGEIVIINGAGMATTIGLIRHGVTEWNNLSKAQGISDIPLNEEGIEQATALAKRLSSEEWDVIFSSNLTRARQTAEIIQQCLGVPVFNDERIREINCGLIEGTTEEERITRWGANWREQNLGMEDFKMVAKRGLTFLEKLIKEHVDKRILVISHGALIGLSLQHLLPQHFQKTYIDNTSITILTHTNNKWACQLYNRQPGYKGDIQSIYVEGQEQGPIEVAILATFLFYRYKFLSRLPEWTRTSPNFRLDVYLIIECITGSRQLENYILMHVTNGGLRVFKLLKALRSKERRTYGKQYTQ, via the coding sequence TTGGGCAATGATGGGGAAATTGTAATCATTAACGGGGCAGGTATGGCGACCACAATAGGTCTTATTAGACATGGGGTTACTGAATGGAATAATCTTAGCAAGGCTCAAGGAATATCTGATATACCGCTAAACGAAGAAGGAATAGAGCAAGCAACTGCACTGGCAAAAAGACTTTCAAGCGAAGAATGGGATGTTATATTCTCCAGTAATCTAACGAGAGCTAGGCAAACTGCCGAAATCATTCAGCAATGTTTAGGAGTACCCGTATTCAATGATGAACGTATTAGAGAGATTAATTGCGGCCTAATTGAAGGCACCACCGAGGAAGAGCGTATCACTCGTTGGGGAGCAAATTGGCGTGAGCAAAATCTTGGTATGGAAGATTTCAAAATGGTTGCAAAGCGAGGTCTAACTTTTCTCGAAAAACTGATTAAAGAACATGTTGATAAAAGAATATTAGTTATAAGTCATGGAGCATTGATTGGGCTGTCATTACAACATCTTTTGCCGCAACATTTCCAAAAAACGTATATAGATAATACTTCTATAACCATTCTTACACACACTAACAACAAGTGGGCATGCCAATTATATAACAGGCAGCCCGGTTATAAAGGAGATATTCAGTCGATATATGTCGAGGGACAAGAACAAGGTCCCATTGAAGTCGCTATTTTAGCGACTTTTTTATTTTATCGGTACAAGTTCTTGTCCCGATTACCGGAATGGACAAGAACATCGCCCAATTTTCGACTAGATGTATATCTAATAATTGAGTGTATCACCGGCTCGCGCCAACTGGAAAATTATATCTTAATGCATGTCACAAATGGAGGACTTCGAGTGTTTAAATTATTAAAGGCCTTGAGAAGTAAAGAAAGGAGGACATATGGAAAACAGTACACGCAATAA
- a CDS encoding DUF5626 family protein, translated as MIKQIPAFRTISLALILFLLGTLVYPSSYSSASASYSDKDYQKIAEHMREDGSSQDDINSVINKLKKGEILDADKPNPTALRTTDSNNNESLTVTSENPTIHQKFEDGSYKKLSLVIEPSVTVAASNGQSMYFKVEGTSVFGTASFNTSAFIDTHIGNSYITGVSGTSIHSIMGVYSDEKLLIDRLTEIRSQSIPAEAHLTYKHTAFGGVSAKTRTLRVKIGDHIDDRYGIAVTFTDGTGSYQ; from the coding sequence TTGATTAAACAGATTCCAGCTTTTAGAACGATATCTTTAGCTCTTATCCTTTTCTTACTTGGTACGCTCGTTTACCCTTCGTCTTATTCCAGCGCCTCTGCTAGCTACTCAGATAAAGATTATCAAAAAATTGCTGAACATATGAGAGAAGATGGTTCTTCACAGGATGATATTAACAGTGTAATCAACAAATTAAAAAAAGGAGAAATACTAGATGCTGATAAACCAAATCCAACTGCTTTAAGAACAACAGATTCGAATAACAACGAAAGTTTAACGGTCACTTCTGAAAATCCAACGATACACCAAAAATTTGAGGATGGTTCATACAAGAAATTAAGTTTAGTGATTGAGCCTTCAGTTACCGTGGCTGCGTCTAATGGACAGTCCATGTATTTTAAGGTTGAAGGAACAAGTGTCTTTGGGACAGCAAGCTTCAATACCTCTGCATTCATAGACACGCACATCGGTAATAGCTATATTACTGGTGTATCCGGCACCTCTATTCATTCCATTATGGGGGTATATTCTGACGAAAAGTTGCTGATTGATAGACTTACTGAAATTAGAAGTCAAAGTATTCCTGCTGAAGCACATTTAACTTATAAGCATACCGCTTTCGGTGGTGTATCAGCTAAAACAAGAACCTTGAGGGTTAAAATCGGAGATCATATTGACGATCGTTATGGAATAGCAGTTACTTTTACTGATGGCACAGGTTCTTATCAATAA
- a CDS encoding tetratricopeptide repeat protein encodes MTFFEQGEELYEEGNYDEALVYFKKALNDNIDIQDTLNYMGRCLTELKEYNAAIEVYDRAIRLFPTWERLYFNKGYVYLQLGNTEDALIFCKRAVMINSNSEDALYYLALCYQKKEEYKKAIEYYQKSLALNTNQEEAHINLGLIFHEMGNNQEALNEFQWALQIDPSSTNAMYNKALVLKHMGKKEEAIIDFKKILISEPEDYDVRLQIAKIFLEENQFELTAYYLESILSFDPNNTVALYFKGKLLERQGNYEASIKLLEHASSLDPIDIDILLLLAQIYSLIHFKEKERACYIRILKIDPENIIAKNKLR; translated from the coding sequence ATGACTTTTTTTGAACAAGGGGAAGAGCTCTATGAAGAAGGTAATTATGATGAAGCATTAGTTTACTTTAAAAAAGCTCTCAATGATAATATAGATATCCAAGATACACTAAATTACATGGGAAGATGTCTTACAGAGTTAAAAGAATATAATGCCGCAATTGAAGTTTACGACAGGGCAATTAGACTATTCCCTACATGGGAAAGATTATACTTTAATAAAGGTTATGTCTATTTACAATTAGGCAATACTGAAGATGCACTAATTTTTTGTAAACGTGCAGTAATGATAAACTCAAATTCTGAAGATGCTTTGTATTATCTTGCCCTTTGTTATCAAAAAAAGGAGGAATATAAGAAAGCAATAGAATACTATCAAAAATCATTAGCGCTTAATACTAATCAAGAAGAGGCTCACATTAACCTAGGATTAATTTTCCATGAAATGGGCAATAATCAAGAAGCGCTCAACGAATTTCAGTGGGCTTTACAGATAGATCCTTCATCAACTAATGCAATGTATAACAAAGCATTAGTGTTAAAGCATATGGGGAAAAAAGAGGAGGCTATTATTGATTTTAAAAAGATCCTAATATCAGAACCTGAAGATTACGATGTAAGGTTACAAATCGCAAAAATTTTTCTTGAAGAAAATCAATTTGAATTAACAGCATATTATTTAGAATCAATATTAAGTTTTGATCCAAATAATACTGTTGCGCTTTATTTCAAAGGTAAGTTACTTGAGAGACAAGGCAATTACGAGGCCTCAATCAAACTATTAGAACATGCCTCTTCATTAGATCCGATTGATATAGATATTTTGTTACTATTAGCTCAAATTTATAGTTTGATCCATTTCAAAGAAAAAGAAAGAGCTTGTTACATCCGCATCTTAAAAATTGACCCTGAAAATATAATTGCAAAAAATAAATTGCGATAA
- a CDS encoding DinB family protein, giving the protein MLINDSLAIIEHYKQRLAGYTIDQLRYKSQEDVWSIGQMYIHVIDVAEEYIDHIQICIMATQEIYEGKTEDGTKAFIEKAWPDVRVKLEEPVNRTRNPDSKDEIIAGLEQVQKKLKYWEEHIHGTNQACKVRHGWFGWLNAREWFEMINMHSRHHLRQKARLDEKLAEAGLCNNSLS; this is encoded by the coding sequence ATGTTAATAAATGATTCCCTGGCTATTATCGAACACTATAAGCAAAGACTGGCTGGATATACGATAGACCAGTTGCGGTATAAATCTCAGGAAGACGTTTGGTCGATTGGACAAATGTATATTCACGTGATCGATGTGGCTGAAGAGTACATCGATCATATTCAAATCTGTATTATGGCGACACAAGAAATATATGAAGGCAAGACTGAAGACGGAACAAAGGCGTTTATCGAAAAAGCATGGCCCGATGTCCGTGTAAAACTTGAGGAACCGGTCAACAGGACCCGTAACCCCGATAGTAAGGATGAGATCATAGCCGGTCTGGAGCAGGTGCAGAAAAAATTGAAATACTGGGAGGAACACATTCACGGGACGAATCAGGCTTGCAAGGTGCGTCATGGCTGGTTTGGCTGGCTTAATGCCCGTGAATGGTTTGAGATGATTAACATGCACAGCAGGCATCATTTGCGCCAGAAGGCAAGACTGGACGAGAAGCTTGCTGAAGCAGGCTTATGTAATAATTCATTAAGCTAA
- a CDS encoding VOC family protein produces the protein MTEITLFMENLQRSKTFYQESFQLLIQYEDENCAVFNYGNTCINLLNQSNARELIDPVQVGRVGDSARFLFTIQMPDVDRGCNELEMRGVTWLNGPITRPWGRRTACFADPEGHIWEIAQVL, from the coding sequence ATTACCGAAATCACATTATTTATGGAAAATCTGCAGCGATCGAAGACGTTTTACCAAGAGTCATTTCAACTATTAATCCAATACGAAGACGAAAACTGCGCGGTATTTAATTACGGAAATACATGCATAAATCTCTTAAATCAATCGAATGCCAGAGAGTTGATTGATCCGGTTCAGGTTGGTCGTGTCGGAGATAGTGCAAGGTTCTTGTTTACAATCCAAATGCCCGACGTTGACCGGGGGTGCAATGAGTTGGAAATGCGGGGCGTTACATGGTTAAATGGGCCGATAACGCGTCCTTGGGGGCGGCGGACAGCTTGTTTTGCCGACCCTGAAGGGCATATTTGGGAGATTGCTCAGGTGCTTTAA
- a CDS encoding ABC transporter permease codes for MNARNPSTRLASINPFSILLYGLIVWFVIAFLIFPNLNIYGEIFFKDGKFTLEAAEKLLSSKRAMRSLYNSFILAFSLVITVNVVGITLVLISEYFDIKGAKILRLGYFTTLIYSGVVLVSGYKFVYGEEGFMTKLLVQLFPSFDTTWFHGYWAVLFVMTFACTSNHFLFLSNAIRKIDFQTVEAARNMGASTGYILWRVVLPVLKPTIYALTILTFLTGLAATSAPLILGGKEFQTITPMILTFSRSMTSRDLAALLALILGVATLVLLTVMIRFERKGNFMSVSKVKSELVKQKIRSKSGNIAAHILAYGLFVLYIVPVVLIIIFSFTDAASISTATLNLNSFTLDNYIQVFSSMSAFKPYLVSILYAAGASVIVVALALAASRILHKYKNKWALALEYALLIPWILPSTLIAIGLIVTFNTPKLMIGNTVLVGTVWMLLIAYVIVHIPFTLRMVKASFFSLDSNLEDAARNLGAKPFYTFRKVLLPIILPSTLAVLALNFNGVLADYDVTVFLYHPLYQPLGIVIKNSTDAQALADTKALTLVYSVILMIMSSVTLYFVYGRNSRS; via the coding sequence ATGAATGCCCGGAACCCGAGTACCCGGCTGGCTTCCATAAACCCTTTCTCGATCCTTTTATACGGGTTGATTGTCTGGTTTGTCATTGCCTTCCTGATTTTTCCGAACTTGAATATTTACGGCGAAATCTTCTTTAAGGACGGCAAATTCACGCTGGAAGCGGCAGAGAAGCTGCTGTCGTCCAAACGCGCGATGAGAAGTTTATACAACAGCTTTATTCTCGCTTTTTCGCTTGTCATTACGGTAAATGTGGTGGGCATTACGCTGGTTTTGATTTCGGAATATTTCGATATCAAAGGCGCGAAGATTTTGCGGTTGGGTTACTTTACCACCCTAATTTACAGCGGAGTCGTGCTGGTGTCCGGCTATAAATTCGTCTATGGCGAAGAGGGGTTTATGACCAAGCTCTTAGTTCAATTGTTCCCTTCTTTTGATACGACATGGTTTCATGGCTATTGGGCGGTTCTATTCGTCATGACGTTCGCTTGCACATCCAACCACTTCCTGTTCCTGAGCAATGCAATTCGCAAAATCGACTTCCAAACGGTGGAAGCCGCGAGAAATATGGGAGCGTCTACGGGGTATATCCTATGGCGGGTCGTACTTCCGGTCCTGAAGCCTACGATCTACGCGCTGACGATCCTGACTTTTCTCACCGGCCTGGCTGCGACGTCCGCGCCGCTTATCCTCGGGGGCAAGGAATTCCAGACGATTACGCCGATGATTCTGACATTCTCGAGAAGCATGACGTCAAGAGACTTGGCTGCGCTGCTGGCTCTTATTCTCGGGGTGGCCACACTGGTGTTGTTGACCGTGATGATCCGGTTCGAACGTAAGGGCAACTTCATGTCGGTCTCCAAAGTCAAATCGGAGCTGGTCAAACAAAAAATCCGCAGCAAATCCGGTAACATAGCTGCTCATATTCTGGCTTACGGCCTGTTTGTTCTCTACATCGTTCCGGTTGTGCTGATCATCATCTTTTCGTTCACCGATGCGGCCAGTATCTCGACCGCCACGTTGAATTTGAACAGCTTCACGTTGGATAATTACATTCAAGTGTTTTCATCCATGTCGGCATTCAAGCCTTATCTCGTAAGTATTCTATATGCCGCGGGAGCCTCGGTCATTGTCGTTGCATTGGCGCTGGCCGCCTCAAGGATCTTACATAAATATAAGAACAAGTGGGCGCTTGCCCTGGAATACGCATTGCTGATTCCGTGGATTCTGCCGTCAACGCTGATTGCAATCGGACTGATCGTAACCTTTAACACGCCAAAGCTGATGATCGGGAATACGGTGCTGGTTGGCACGGTCTGGATGCTTCTGATTGCCTATGTCATCGTCCATATTCCTTTCACCCTGCGAATGGTCAAGGCCTCCTTCTTCAGCTTGGACAGCAATCTGGAAGACGCTGCAAGGAATTTGGGTGCCAAACCGTTCTATACGTTCAGAAAGGTATTGCTGCCGATCATTCTACCGTCGACGCTAGCTGTTCTTGCCTTGAATTTCAACGGAGTTTTGGCCGATTATGACGTTACCGTGTTCCTCTATCATCCTTTGTACCAGCCGTTAGGAATCGTCATCAAGAACAGTACGGATGCGCAAGCGCTAGCAGATACCAAAGCGTTGACATTGGTTTATTCGGTGATATTGATGATCATGTCCTCCGTTACTTTATATTTCGTTTATGGAAGAAACAGCAGATCTTGA
- a CDS encoding ABC transporter ATP-binding protein has product MITFQNVDIKFGEFHAVKNLNLHIREGEFFTFLGPSGCGKTTTLRSLVGFIMPTSGQILLKDTDITRLPIEKREIGMVFQSYALFPTMNVYENIAFGLRVKKFSKTEVDQKVKDIARKVDLKDDQLFKKVSELSGGQQQRVAIARALVLKPSILVLDEPLSNLDAKLRVQLRNELKQLQKKFGITTIYVTHDQEEALTLSDRIGVFNHGVLEQVGTPMEVYNQSQTEFVCNFIGDINRFDPRMVENSRLRDIVLPENIAYIRNEKVSLLPLQGIDTVQLKGKIADREFYGLYSKYVLEIAGGGRLKIIEIESPLVHHEVGDDVDIYLPARDILQYPMKEGEA; this is encoded by the coding sequence ATGATTACATTCCAGAACGTTGACATTAAATTCGGAGAATTTCATGCTGTCAAAAACCTTAATTTGCATATTCGGGAAGGGGAATTCTTCACGTTCCTCGGTCCCTCGGGTTGCGGGAAGACGACGACCCTCCGCAGTCTGGTCGGGTTTATTATGCCTACGAGCGGACAGATCCTGCTGAAAGACACCGACATTACCCGTTTGCCGATCGAAAAAAGAGAGATCGGGATGGTATTTCAAAGCTATGCGCTGTTTCCGACGATGAATGTGTACGAGAATATCGCTTTTGGCTTGCGTGTCAAGAAGTTTTCCAAGACGGAAGTGGACCAGAAGGTAAAGGACATTGCTCGGAAGGTTGATCTGAAAGATGATCAGCTGTTCAAGAAAGTATCGGAACTATCCGGCGGCCAGCAGCAGCGCGTTGCGATTGCCAGGGCGCTGGTTTTGAAGCCGAGCATCTTGGTACTGGACGAACCTTTATCCAACTTGGACGCCAAGCTGCGGGTACAGCTGCGCAATGAGCTGAAACAATTGCAGAAGAAATTCGGGATCACAACGATTTATGTCACGCACGACCAGGAAGAAGCGTTAACGCTGTCCGACCGGATTGGCGTATTCAATCATGGGGTCCTGGAGCAAGTGGGCACGCCCATGGAAGTTTACAATCAATCTCAAACCGAGTTTGTATGCAATTTCATAGGAGATATTAATCGGTTCGATCCGCGGATGGTAGAGAACAGCCGGTTGAGGGATATAGTTCTGCCAGAGAATATCGCCTATATCCGCAATGAGAAGGTAAGCCTGCTGCCCCTGCAGGGGATCGATACGGTCCAACTGAAAGGCAAGATTGCGGACCGGGAATTTTACGGTTTATACAGCAAGTACGTATTGGAGATTGCCGGCGGCGGACGGTTAAAAATCATCGAAATAGAAAGCCCGCTCGTCCATCATGAGGTCGGTGACGATGTAGACATCTACCTCCCAGCCCGCGATATTTTGCAATATCCGATGAAGGAGGGGGAAGCATGA
- a CDS encoding extracellular solute-binding protein: MRKLSMALLLIMCVIVSACGGGNNAGNANSGTSESGAPAGSELSSTEPVQNEKLIVYTNANSDGRGEWLMEKAKGAGFDIEIVGAGGADLTNRLIAEKNNPIADVVYGLNNMLYENLKKEDVLAKFVPSWAGDVEQGLNDPEGYYHGLVKQAILLGYNPNEFTADTAPKDWTDLYKNDAYKGKYEAPTLLGQNTPRLIVAGILTRFQDPNGDLGISEEGWNEIQQLYDNGVSAVEGEDFYANLASGKTPLGALVSGTLQQKEEQYKVKAGIVSPEVGVPMVVEHAALVNGTKKQATAERFVEWLGSSEIQGEFAAEFNAMPANTKAVEQANDSVKELFTSLKPQDFDWAFIAENMDLWAEKIELEIMH, encoded by the coding sequence ATGAGAAAACTTTCAATGGCGCTACTTCTCATTATGTGTGTGATTGTATCGGCTTGCGGAGGCGGCAACAATGCCGGTAATGCAAACTCGGGCACTTCGGAGTCCGGAGCTCCGGCCGGGTCGGAATTGTCGTCTACGGAACCGGTCCAGAATGAAAAGTTGATCGTGTACACGAATGCGAACTCTGACGGCCGCGGCGAATGGCTGATGGAGAAAGCGAAAGGTGCGGGCTTTGACATCGAAATTGTCGGAGCGGGCGGCGCCGACTTAACGAACCGGTTGATTGCCGAGAAGAACAACCCGATCGCGGACGTCGTATACGGCTTGAACAATATGCTTTATGAGAATTTGAAAAAGGAAGACGTTCTGGCTAAGTTTGTTCCAAGCTGGGCCGGAGATGTGGAGCAGGGCTTGAACGATCCGGAAGGCTACTATCATGGCCTTGTGAAGCAAGCGATTCTGCTTGGGTATAACCCGAACGAATTCACGGCCGATACCGCGCCAAAGGACTGGACCGATCTTTATAAGAACGATGCGTACAAAGGGAAGTACGAAGCTCCTACGCTGCTTGGACAAAATACGCCTCGTCTTATTGTAGCGGGCATTCTGACCCGTTTCCAAGATCCGAATGGTGATCTCGGTATATCCGAGGAAGGCTGGAATGAAATTCAGCAGTTGTATGACAACGGCGTCAGCGCAGTCGAGGGCGAAGACTTCTATGCCAATTTGGCCAGCGGCAAAACACCGCTAGGGGCGCTCGTTTCCGGAACCCTGCAGCAGAAGGAAGAGCAATATAAAGTGAAAGCAGGCATTGTCAGTCCTGAAGTCGGCGTACCGATGGTCGTGGAACATGCAGCGCTCGTAAACGGAACGAAGAAACAGGCAACGGCGGAGCGGTTCGTAGAATGGCTCGGATCCAGCGAAATTCAAGGGGAATTTGCGGCTGAGTTCAATGCCATGCCGGCAAATACGAAAGCGGTCGAGCAAGCCAATGATTCCGTCAAGGAACTGTTTACATCGTTAAAACCACAAGATTTCGATTGGGCCTTTATTGCCGAAAACATGGATCTGTGGGCGGAGAAAATCGAGTTGGAGATTATGCACTAA